From the genome of Bacillus tuaregi, one region includes:
- the tnpB gene encoding IS66 family insertion sequence element accessory protein TnpB (TnpB, as the term is used for proteins encoded by IS66 family insertion elements, is considered an accessory protein, since TnpC, encoded by a neighboring gene, is a DDE family transposase.), whose protein sequence is MKHDYTDVKNIYIVCGKTDMRKGIDGLAALVQDSLELDPYGDSIFLFSGWKKDRYKCLYFDGDGFALLYKRLDNGKLQWPKDEQAVRNLSQKQLRWLLEGLAIQQPKAIQSSEKGTF, encoded by the coding sequence GTGAAACATGATTATACGGATGTGAAAAATATCTATATTGTTTGTGGAAAAACGGATATGAGAAAGGGCATTGACGGATTAGCTGCCCTGGTTCAAGATTCTCTTGAATTAGATCCTTATGGGGATTCGATATTTCTTTTTTCCGGATGGAAGAAAGATAGATATAAATGTTTATATTTTGATGGAGATGGTTTTGCCCTTCTCTATAAGCGTTTAGATAATGGGAAGTTACAATGGCCTAAAGATGAACAAGCAGTACGTAATCTATCCCAAAAACAGCTCAGGTGGCTGCTCGAAGGCTTAGCTATTCAGCAACCAAAAGCTATTCAATCATCGGAAAAAGGAACTTTTTAA